In the genome of Paenibacillus pabuli, the window TCGGTACGATTCCACTTGTGGACACCGTGATATGGCGCTGACCGATGTTCAGCCCTTTTTCGTGAATCATAATACGCAGGAACGTCATTGTTGCTTCATAGTTCTCAAAAGGCTCACCTGAACCCATGATCACGATGCTGCTGACTCGCTCACCGCGTTCATCCAAAATTTTCTGGGCTTGCACAACCTGAGCGACAATTTCGCCAGCTGTAAGGTTACGTTTCAGTCCACCCAGCGTGGATGCGCAGAACGTGCATCCAATTCGGCATCCAACCTGTGTAGTTACACAGATGCTGTTACCATAGTTGTGCTTCATGATAACTGTCTCGATCGCATGATCATCATGCAGACCAAACAGGAATTTCACCGTTCCATCCTTGGATTCAAACTTCGTAATTTCAGTAAGTGTAACGAATTCAAATTGTTCAGTCAGTTTTTCGCGCAGTGCTTTGGACAGATTCGTCATTTCACTGAAATCATTCACACGTTTCACATAAATCCAGTCGAAAATCTGACCCCCGCGAAAAGCCGGTTCCCCGTTCTCAACAGCCCACTGTTGCAGCTCCTCCAGGGAATAATCGTATATAAAAGGTTTCATTTTGTTGTCAACACCTATTCCTTCTTTTCTTTTCGTTTGGTTTCCTTTTTTAAATTCCATTCGTCCTATTCTATCACAAAGACCACTTTACATCCATGTATACCCTTGATGCCTTTACTTCATGCATTATAACACCTCAATGACTGCATCGCACCCTATCATCACTTTTTACTGATGTTGGACACCTTCAGTCTAATCACAAAGAAATCCGCCGAAGTTCCCCTCGGCGGCTATCCTTCAGTGCTCTATTAAACTGTTAATCCGCTTTCCTTGTCAACCTGGCAATGAAAAATCCGTCACTGTGAGCATACTGTGGCATGATCTGAACACCACCGTTCACAACTTTCCAATCGGCTGTTTCCATACCAGACCAGGCAGACCCTTCGGCCGCCTTGTAATCCGGATGCCGGTCCAAAAAGTCAGCGACCATATGCTCGTTCTCCACTGGCTCGATTGTACACGTGCTATACACCAGAATGCCTCCTGGCTTTAGTAGTGGTGCAACCCGATCCAGCAGTTCACGTTGCAGATTGGAGATATCCCGGATATCATCCGCGGTTTTGGTCCATTTGACATCCGGTTTGCGGCGAATAACACCCAGACCTGAACATGGCGCATCCAGCAGAATCCGGTCAAATGATGCCTCTGGATAACGTTCATCCAGATCAAGAGCATCACCTGTCACCGCATCAATACAGCTGAGACCCAGACGATCTGCCTGATCCATAATCAACTGACGTTTGTGAGCATGTACATCATTGGCCACAATCCGTCCACGGTCCTGCATCTTCTCCGCCATATGGGCTGTTTTTCCGCCGGGAGCTGCACAGCAGTCCAGTACAGTCTGACCTTCTTCAGGTCCAACTGCCTCGGCTACAAGCATCGAACTTTCATCCTGAACGGACAGAAGGCCATCGCGGTACCATGAAGTAAGTGCCATATTGCCACCACTGCGAACGAGAATACCGTCCGGACTAAGCCGGGAAGGTTCCACGATTGCGCCGGCGCTCTCCATCTCTTGCATCATTTTCTCACGTGTAGTCATTGTTGTGTTCACACGAACACTAACCGCAGGCGGCTCATTATTTGCACGACAGATCGCTTCCGCTGTCTCTTCGCCATATTGACTGATCCAGCGTTCGACCATCCACAGCGGGTGAGAATGCTCCAGTGAGATACGCTCAGCAGCAGGCAGATGTTTGGGAATGCGCAGTTCATCACGATTTCGAATCATGTTCCGCAATACTCCATTCACCATACCGGAGATGCCCTGATGACCCAATTTCTTAGCCAAATTGACGGCTTCACTCACCACCGCGTGTTCTGGAATACGGTCCAGATATAACATCTGGTACACGCTGATGCGCAGCAGGCTGCGAACCCACGGTTGCAGCTTGGATACCCCTTTGGCTACATAGCGTTCCAGAAAATAATCAAGGGTGTTCCGTCTCGCGATCGTACCATAGACCAACTCTGTAGCCAATCCGGCATCTGCCGGACTTAGCTCAGCCTCTTTCAAACGTCGATTCAGCTCAAGGTTACTGTAAGCTCCTTCTTGCTCTACGGCGCTAAGTACCTTTACAGCGAGTGCACGAGCAGATGTCTTAGGCCGCTCTGAGCGTAATGTACCATTGGCTGAAGCTGGGGATGCAGATGAATTCCCTGCACGACCCGACTTTCCCTGGTTAGGACGACGCTGGTTTCCTCCGCGCCCGGACGCATTTCCTGCGACTTTATGACCATTTCCTGACGGACGGCCCGGTGTATTTCCGCTCATCGCAGCACCGTTCCTGGTTTCAGGGTACCACCACGGGCAAAGTCAGCAGCTTGCATTACTTTTTTGCCTGCGGGCTGCACCTCAGTAAGCCAGAGAGAACCGTCACCTGTGCGAACTTCAATACCGTTTTTGCCCAATTGTAACACTGTTCCCGGCTCAGCTTGTCCAGCATCCGAAGAGGAGAGTACATCCGCCTGCTTCGGATTTGCTGCTGCCCAGACCTTGAAGACTTGCTCATCCCACATCGTAAATGCACCCGAGAACGGAACAAGACCGCGAATTTGATTGAACAATTCACGCGACGTTCGATTCCAGTCCATCTTCTCGTCATCCCGAGTCAGATTACGTGCATACGAAGCCTCGGCTTCATCCTGAGGGACAGCCGTTGTTTCGCCTGCAACCAGCCGCGGCATTTCTTCCTGAAGCAATTTGGAGCCTGCTTCACTAAGCTTTACAAACATGGAGCCTGATGTATCATCATCCGTAATCGCCACTTCTACACGTGAAATCATATCTCCCGTATCCAAGCCTTCCGCCATAAACATCAGCGTAACTCCCGTCACCGGCTCTCCATTAATAATGGAACGTTGAATCGGGGCACCACCGCGATATTTTGGCAAAAGAGAGCCATGCACGTTCACACAACCACGAACGGGCATATCCAGCACAGCTTTGGGCAGAATCTGCCCAAAAGCCGCAGTCACGATCAGATCCGGTTTCCATTCAGCCAATTGGGCTACAGCCTCTGGAGCACGCAGTTTCACGGGTTGAAATACAGGCAGGCCGTGGCGTTCTGCCGCAGCCTTGACTGGTGTTGGTGTTAGTACCTTTTTGCGGCCCTGTGGTTTATCGGGTTGTGTGACTACCCCGACCACGTTATATCCCTCAGCTATAAGCATATCGAGAGACGGAACTGCAAATTCTGGCGTTCCCATAAAAACAATATTCAAATCGATCACTCCTTAGTTACGACGCGGCCCAGTTTGATCGGCTGCAATTTCGTACACCTTTTCAGCAATATCCGTAAAGAGTACGCCATCCAAATGGTCAATTTCATGCTGGAATGCACGTGACAACAATCCGCTGCCCGTAATAATCAGTTCCTTACCTTCGCGGTCCAGCCCTTTCACAGTAACCGTCTCAAAACGACGCACATCACCGTTAATACCAGGAATACTCAAGCAGCCTTCGGGTCCAAATTGCTCTCCCTCGCTCGCAATGATCTCCGGATTGATCATCTTGATCAGGCCCTGTTCATCTCCGCAATCGATCACAATCAGGCGTTTCAAAATACCAACCTGTGGTGCAGCGAGACCTACGCCTTCTGCGTCATACATCGTATCTGCCATATCATCCAGCAGTTTCTGTACATTGGGTGTAACTTTGGTTACTTCTTTAGCTCTTTTGTGTAGTACCTCATCCGGTTCTTTCACAATAATACGAATCGACATGTTGTAAGCACCTTCCTAATTCTCATCATAATTTCAGGACATCAGGCTCATTTCAAAAATAGTACTGATTTTCTGCTATGTAGCAGGCATCAAAAACTGATTTTAAGATCGAGCCCTCATTCATGTTGTTTTTAATCTATGTTTATACCGCTTGTTTACATCCGCATTTTACTACAAATGCTCACATTAACATTTGCGGGTCTACATCCAGACTAATTTGCAGCTTCTGCGCCTGAACATCGTCGTCCATGCGTCGGGCCGTCGCGAGCGCCAGTCCAATGGCGTCGACATCCCCCCGCCATTTTATCATACATTGGAATCTGTATCTATTCTTGATCCGAGGAATCGGTGATGCTACCGGGCCAAGCACGTCAAAGGCATCATTACTAAAGCGATCCAAACTGCCTAACCAGCCAGCAGCATTTGCCTTTTCTTTCAGTATTCGTGTGTAGTTCTCAGCCAGCCGGATCAGTACCGGAAGCTGCTCATGTGAGAAGGTCACCAAAATTAGACGACAGTAAGGCGGGTACTGCAAATTGCGCCGATGCAGCAATTCCTCACGGACAAACGAAACATAGTCATGCTGGCTCGCATGCCCAATCGAATAATGCTCTGGTGTATAGGACTGAACGAACACCTCCCCAGGCAGTTGATGTCGACCAGCACGGCCCGCCACCTGGGTGAGCAGCTGAAATGTTTTTTCGGCAGCCCGAAAATCCGGCAAATTGAGTGCCGAGTCTGCTGTTATGACACCAACCAGGGTAACATCAGGAAAATCAAGCCCTTTGGCAACCATCTGGGTACCCAGCAAAACGTCTGCCTTTTTTTCGCGAAACTGCTTTAATAACTTCTCATGCGAACCCTTTTCACTCGTTGTATCCACATCCATCCGAATGACGCGAATACCCGGAAACAGCTTCGCCAATTCTTCCTCTACCCGCTGTGTACCTGTACCGAAATATCGAATATGCTCACTGCCGCAATCCGGACACACTTCCGGCGCTGCTTCCGCATATCCACAATAGTGACAACGAAGATTGTTGGAGCGCTGATGATAGGTAAGAGAGATATCACACTCAGGACAACCT includes:
- the fmt gene encoding methionyl-tRNA formyltransferase → MNIVFMGTPEFAVPSLDMLIAEGYNVVGVVTQPDKPQGRKKVLTPTPVKAAAERHGLPVFQPVKLRAPEAVAQLAEWKPDLIVTAAFGQILPKAVLDMPVRGCVNVHGSLLPKYRGGAPIQRSIINGEPVTGVTLMFMAEGLDTGDMISRVEVAITDDDTSGSMFVKLSEAGSKLLQEEMPRLVAGETTAVPQDEAEASYARNLTRDDEKMDWNRTSRELFNQIRGLVPFSGAFTMWDEQVFKVWAAANPKQADVLSSSDAGQAEPGTVLQLGKNGIEVRTGDGSLWLTEVQPAGKKVMQAADFARGGTLKPGTVLR
- the rlmN gene encoding 23S rRNA (adenine(2503)-C(2))-methyltransferase RlmN, which produces MKPFIYDYSLEELQQWAVENGEPAFRGGQIFDWIYVKRVNDFSEMTNLSKALREKLTEQFEFVTLTEITKFESKDGTVKFLFGLHDDHAIETVIMKHNYGNSICVTTQVGCRIGCTFCASTLGGLKRNLTAGEIVAQVVQAQKILDERGERVSSIVIMGSGEPFENYEATMTFLRIMIHEKGLNIGQRHITVSTSGIVPNIYKFADEDTQINLAISIHAPNDALRSKLMPVNRRFPFDDVMESLRYYLAKTGRRITFEYALIGGVNDQPEHAAELASVLKNMLCHVNLIPVNHVPERKYVRTSRSDIFNFQKILSEQGVNVTIRREQGHDIAAACGQLRAKHMELR
- the def gene encoding peptide deformylase, with product MSIRIIVKEPDEVLHKRAKEVTKVTPNVQKLLDDMADTMYDAEGVGLAAPQVGILKRLIVIDCGDEQGLIKMINPEIIASEGEQFGPEGCLSIPGINGDVRRFETVTVKGLDREGKELIITGSGLLSRAFQHEIDHLDGVLFTDIAEKVYEIAADQTGPRRN
- the rsmB gene encoding 16S rRNA (cytosine(967)-C(5))-methyltransferase RsmB; the encoded protein is MSGNTPGRPSGNGHKVAGNASGRGGNQRRPNQGKSGRAGNSSASPASANGTLRSERPKTSARALAVKVLSAVEQEGAYSNLELNRRLKEAELSPADAGLATELVYGTIARRNTLDYFLERYVAKGVSKLQPWVRSLLRISVYQMLYLDRIPEHAVVSEAVNLAKKLGHQGISGMVNGVLRNMIRNRDELRIPKHLPAAERISLEHSHPLWMVERWISQYGEETAEAICRANNEPPAVSVRVNTTMTTREKMMQEMESAGAIVEPSRLSPDGILVRSGGNMALTSWYRDGLLSVQDESSMLVAEAVGPEEGQTVLDCCAAPGGKTAHMAEKMQDRGRIVANDVHAHKRQLIMDQADRLGLSCIDAVTGDALDLDERYPEASFDRILLDAPCSGLGVIRRKPDVKWTKTADDIRDISNLQRELLDRVAPLLKPGGILVYSTCTIEPVENEHMVADFLDRHPDYKAAEGSAWSGMETADWKVVNGGVQIMPQYAHSDGFFIARLTRKAD